A window from Schistosoma haematobium chromosome 3, whole genome shotgun sequence encodes these proteins:
- a CDS encoding hypothetical protein (EggNog:ENOG41037UE~COG:J~BUSCO:EOG091G0IXY), with the protein MNQLPIFHNIRFCLLGRTGQSIRFRYVPDPGTLEQRLFREVTKPVIPPINVNPVEQRLRRQEENRLRQENNPYRKFLIERAKEDFLKPMNNNMVLVFQQLCHKAREMVPVKNKLFLKDMHFKGFPLSILREASKGTRYEMFTRYMLHSNIPNMYLFSEPTPEKCRYAINITKKVHFLLLLGGIVDYRIMTVQQLNEFAALSSQGLDGARSHLVMLLEQNRGGQIVQDLNYHQSFIVNGLKNLYDETKNSNESSSSDS; encoded by the exons ATGAATCAGCTACCAATTTTTCATAATATCAGATTTTGTTTACTCGGTCGCACAGGACAGTCGATCAGGTTTCGCTATGTTCCTGATCCGGGTACGCTTGAACAGCGTTTATTTCGAGAGGTCACAAAGCCCGTTATACCACCTATTAATGTGAATCCAGTCGAACAGCGTCTGCGCAGACAAGAAGAAAATAGACTACGT CAAGAAAATAATCCATACCGAAAATTTCTGATTGAGAGAGCCAAAGAAGATTTTTTGAAGCCGATGAATAATAATATGGTATTAGTTTTTCAACAGTTGTGTCATAAAGCTCGTGAAATGGTGCctgtaaaaaataaattatttttaaaggaTATGCATTTCAAAGGATTCCCATTATCTATTTTAAG AGAAGCTTCTAAAGGCACTCGTTATGAAATGTTTACACGCTATATGCTTCATTCAAATATTCCTAACATGTATCTGTTTTCTGAGCCTACTCCTGAAAAATGTCGTTATGCAATAAACATAACCAAAAAAGTTCATTTTCTTCTTTTGCTTG GCGGTATTGTTGATTATAGGATCATGACTGTACAGCAACTGAATGAGTTTGCGGCATTGTCATCTCAAGGCTTGGATGGTGCACGTAGTCATTTGGTTATGTTATTAGAGCAAAATCGAGGCGGGCAAATTGTGCAAGACTTAAACTATCATCAATCTTTCATTGTCAATGGACTAAAAAATTTGTATGACGAAACAAAAAATAGTAACGAGTCGTCTTCATCTGATTCATGA